The following nucleotide sequence is from Gammaproteobacteria bacterium.
AATTTACCTGACGGAACGGAGCGGCGGATCTCAGTTGCTCCAGGATGGTTTTTGCAATATCTAGGATGCCCATTACAACATGACATCACTATTTCTGGTTCTGGTTTCATTTTTCAGCAAGAGATCGGCAACAACCTAGTCTACGCAAGAAAAATTGTAGTGAATGGTAAAACTTGCAATTTGCGCAATGATGAAGGCTTCGCTCTTTGGTCTAACAAGTTGCGGTAATCATCATCAAAAACCGTTGCAACCTGGAAAAACCGATGCCTGATTTGAGCTGAATCCATTGATTCTAATACCAAATGGTAGCGTTTTTTCACCTCGATCATTCGGAATCGAGGAGGTATCCACGCCGAGGATTTTATGAATAGCGCGGAACGAATAAAGAATGGCGGGCGAGTGGCAGTGGTTATCCTGGTGATTTGTTTGATTGCCTGGGGACTGTGGCGAGAAAAAATAGAGATAAATCCTACCCGCCAGATTCAAGGTGAAGTGTTGGGTTCGATGCCAAAGGCAATTCAGCCCCCACTGATCCAACCTCTGGCGGAAATAGCCAACCCTACGCCATTACAGAAAACGCTAATTAAACGTATCCCTACTATTGGTCCGGATGCCAAAATGCCTCATTCCTTTTGGGGTCCATGCACTAAATGTCATCTCATTCAGGGAGGTGCTCCTCCAGGGAGCCAACCAGCAACACCGGTGGCAAAAGTTTTCGAGCAGGTATCATCCATTCTCAAGGTGGGTCCGCCGATTTTACCTAATTCCATTCGACCCCATCCTGTTTCTGGACGTTGTATAAAATGCCATGATATTTTAGTTTATATAAAACCAAATTAAATCACCTTAAGTGCTAAAGTAGCTGTGGCTCTAATTGAATCAAACTTGGTTTACCGTCCAAATCTGTGATAATCGTGCTACTGTGACGAAATAAAAGACTTATTCTGGGGAGCTTCCTCAACTCCAGGTACTGAAAGCGATAAATGCAGAAAACTTTGAATTTTAAATAGTAAAGCTCTCTGCTTTATCGTTGTTCGTTCAAAGACTGGAAACGATCGGTGCGTTCAGTGTAAAAAGCCTTTATAAAATTGGTTGATGAGTATCCACGAGTTTCGCCCGGTTCACGGCTTGCCGGCTTTTAAAATCGGATACTCGCATTCCCACAAGTGGTGATTAATACCCGTAATTCTTCGAGATTTCA
It contains:
- a CDS encoding putative Magnetosome protein MamT (Evidence 3 : Putative function from multiple computational evidences), whose amino-acid sequence is MNSAERIKNGGRVAVVILVICLIAWGLWREKIEINPTRQIQGEVLGSMPKAIQPPLIQPLAEIANPTPLQKTLIKRIPTIGPDAKMPHSFWGPCTKCHLIQGGAPPGSQPATPVAKVFEQVSSILKVGPPILPNSIRPHPVSGRCIKCHDILVYIKPN